A portion of the Methanolinea sp. genome contains these proteins:
- a CDS encoding MTAP family purine nucleoside phosphorylase has protein sequence MLGIIGGTSLLYARVPRLEERVVHTPYGNCTVMTGEIAILLRHQGSVPPHRINHRAHLAALALLGVDRLVLIGSSGSLKREIPPGSLVIPTDYFSFSGVPSIHDHAIRHVTPGFSRGLLARLRGIVPEARFGGTYVQTPGPRIETVAEVKALSAVGDIVGMTVASEATLAAELGIDVAALCTVDNYANGISDETFTYEKLLESSAAYAERNGEILARIIGGLS, from the coding sequence ATGCTGGGAATCATCGGGGGGACGAGCCTCCTCTACGCGCGGGTCCCCCGCCTCGAGGAGAGGGTCGTTCACACCCCCTACGGGAACTGCACGGTGATGACAGGGGAGATCGCGATCCTCCTCCGGCACCAGGGGTCCGTTCCCCCCCACAGGATCAACCACCGCGCGCACCTTGCCGCGCTCGCCCTGCTCGGCGTGGACCGCCTCGTCCTGATCGGGTCATCGGGCTCGCTGAAGAGGGAGATCCCGCCGGGTTCCCTCGTCATCCCGACCGACTACTTCTCGTTTTCCGGTGTGCCGTCCATCCACGACCACGCGATCCGCCACGTCACGCCCGGGTTCTCCCGAGGGCTCCTCGCGCGCCTGCGCGGGATCGTCCCCGAGGCGCGGTTCGGGGGGACATACGTCCAGACGCCGGGGCCGAGGATAGAGACGGTCGCCGAGGTGAAGGCGCTCTCCGCGGTGGGAGACATCGTGGGGATGACGGTTGCGTCCGAGGCGACCCTCGCCGCGGAGCTCGGGATCGACGTCGCGGCCCTGTGCACCGTGGACAACTACGCAAACGGCATCTCGGACGAGACGTTCACGTACGAGAAACTGCTCGAGTCCTCGGCCGCGTACGCGGAGCGGAACGGGGAGATCCTCGCGAGGATCATCGGGGGACTGTCGTGA
- a CDS encoding DUF47 family protein codes for MAIKEWIIPQDEAFFSQFERLAAVAVRASDSLVDLVSDFSDVREKVRRIEELEHEGDRITHEIYEQLNQTFITPLEPEEISRLASALDDILDYIKSTATRMYHYRIKETDSHMVELARLIQLSVVELEVAIKGIRALRNPRQIEERCIEVNRLENLADDALHAAYDDLFQTDDPIAIIKRKDIYEYLEIATDKCEDVANVISDIAIRHS; via the coding sequence TTGGCCATCAAGGAGTGGATAATTCCCCAGGACGAGGCCTTCTTCTCCCAGTTCGAGAGGCTCGCTGCCGTTGCCGTGCGCGCTTCCGACAGTCTCGTCGACCTCGTCAGCGATTTCTCTGACGTGAGGGAGAAGGTGCGCAGGATCGAGGAGCTCGAACACGAGGGCGACAGGATCACCCACGAGATCTACGAGCAGCTCAACCAGACGTTCATCACGCCCCTCGAGCCCGAGGAGATCTCGCGCCTCGCGTCGGCGCTGGACGACATCCTCGACTACATCAAGAGCACCGCGACGCGGATGTACCACTACCGCATCAAGGAGACCGATTCCCACATGGTCGAGCTCGCGAGGCTGATCCAGCTCTCGGTCGTCGAGCTCGAGGTGGCAATAAAGGGGATCCGGGCCCTGCGGAACCCGCGCCAGATCGAGGAGAGGTGCATCGAGGTGAACCGGCTCGAGAACCTCGCCGACGACGCACTCCACGCGGCGTACGACGATCTCTTCCAGACGGATGACCCCATCGCCATCATCAAGCGCAAGGACATCTACGAGTACCTGGAGATCGCGACCGACAAGTGCGAGGACGTCGCAAACGTCATCTCCGACATCGCGATCCGCCATTCCTGA
- a CDS encoding inorganic phosphate transporter translates to MDLLLLAGISLALLFNFTNGLNDAANSIATVVATRVLSPLKAVAMAAFFNMVGPFVFTTVVAKTIGKGIIDPGFLTPWVIVCGLCSAVLWVTLSSYAGIPISASHALVGGLIGSAIAWGGPGAVLWPSTDLLVRSGIAIFAGGVAGAFVLSALAKRKNQVSKKVEYAGLGFLYGAALVLPPAIVSGLLPLKGILAIVIFIVVSPVLGLVAAYMIGMVVLRLFRNASLRRMNPLFSRLQLFSAAFYSLGHGSNDAQNAMGVITALLFAAGVLDEFVVPTWVIVVSGLAIALGTLLGGWRVVETMGKRITKLRPYQGFCAETGGGVVLSFVTAFGVPVSTTHAISGAIMGIGATRGYSAVQWGIVRRIVAAWVLTIPLTAACAFFSFVALDLAGLL, encoded by the coding sequence ATGGATCTCCTCCTCCTCGCCGGCATCTCCCTTGCCCTCCTCTTCAACTTCACGAACGGCCTGAACGATGCGGCGAACTCGATCGCGACGGTCGTCGCGACGCGCGTGCTGTCGCCGCTCAAGGCTGTCGCGATGGCCGCGTTCTTCAACATGGTCGGCCCGTTCGTCTTCACGACCGTCGTCGCGAAGACCATCGGCAAGGGGATCATCGACCCGGGTTTCCTCACCCCGTGGGTGATCGTCTGCGGCCTCTGCTCGGCGGTCCTGTGGGTGACCCTCTCCTCGTACGCGGGGATCCCCATCTCGGCGAGCCACGCGCTCGTCGGGGGGCTCATCGGCTCGGCCATCGCGTGGGGCGGGCCCGGCGCGGTCCTCTGGCCGTCAACCGATCTCCTCGTCCGGTCCGGGATCGCCATCTTCGCGGGCGGTGTCGCGGGGGCGTTCGTCCTCTCGGCGCTCGCGAAGAGGAAGAACCAGGTCTCGAAGAAGGTCGAGTACGCGGGACTCGGTTTCCTGTACGGGGCGGCACTCGTCCTCCCGCCCGCGATCGTCTCCGGTCTCCTCCCGCTCAAGGGGATCCTCGCGATCGTCATCTTCATCGTGGTCTCGCCGGTCCTCGGCCTCGTCGCCGCGTACATGATCGGGATGGTGGTCCTGCGCCTCTTCCGCAACGCGTCCCTGCGCCGGATGAACCCCTTGTTCTCGAGGCTGCAGCTCTTCTCGGCAGCCTTCTACAGTCTCGGCCACGGGAGCAACGACGCCCAGAACGCGATGGGGGTGATCACCGCCCTCCTCTTTGCGGCCGGAGTCCTCGACGAGTTCGTGGTTCCCACGTGGGTCATCGTCGTCTCGGGACTCGCGATCGCTCTCGGGACGCTTCTTGGGGGGTGGCGCGTGGTCGAGACGATGGGAAAGAGAATCACGAAGCTCCGCCCGTACCAGGGTTTCTGCGCGGAGACGGGGGGTGGCGTCGTCCTCTCCTTCGTGACCGCGTTTGGTGTCCCGGTCTCGACGACGCACGCGATCAGCGGGGCGATCATGGGCATCGGCGCGACGAGGGGCTACTCGGCGGTCCAGTGGGGTATCGTGAGGAGGATAGTGGCGGCGTGGGTCCTCACGATCCCCCTCACCGCCGCGTGCGCGTTCTTCTCATTCGTCGCCCTGGACCTCGCGGGACTCCTTTGA
- the nth gene encoding endonuclease III, whose translation MDREHARRIYGILERLYMEPGSPRTFLSFDNPYQILVMTILSARTTDRSVNAIKDRLFSRYPRPADLAAADPRELEEIIRPLGFYREKARRLIGTARALVGRFGGEVPRTMDDLLSLPGVGRKTANIVLDHAFGVHEGVAVDTHVARLSRRLGFTRRRDPAGIERDLMALFPRDTWGNLNYLLIRHGRAVCTARNPSCATCPLGHLCPSRGTAGTGEASKESREVQGDE comes from the coding sequence ATGGACAGGGAGCACGCGCGCAGGATCTACGGGATCCTCGAGCGCCTCTACATGGAACCGGGATCCCCGCGGACTTTTCTCTCCTTCGATAACCCGTACCAGATCCTCGTCATGACGATCCTCTCCGCGCGGACGACGGACAGGAGCGTCAATGCGATAAAGGATCGGCTCTTTTCGAGGTACCCGCGGCCCGCGGACCTCGCCGCGGCAGACCCGCGCGAGCTCGAGGAGATCATCCGCCCCCTCGGTTTCTACCGCGAGAAGGCCCGGCGCCTTATAGGGACCGCGCGCGCGCTCGTCGGGAGGTTCGGGGGAGAGGTCCCGCGGACGATGGACGACCTCCTCTCGCTCCCGGGCGTGGGCAGGAAGACCGCAAACATCGTGCTCGACCACGCGTTCGGGGTGCACGAGGGTGTCGCGGTCGATACCCACGTGGCCCGCCTCTCCCGCCGCCTCGGTTTCACGCGCAGGCGCGACCCCGCGGGAATCGAGCGGGACCTTATGGCGCTCTTCCCGAGGGACACGTGGGGAAACCTCAACTACCTCCTCATCCGGCACGGGAGGGCGGTCTGCACCGCGCGGAATCCCTCCTGCGCGACGTGCCCCCTCGGGCACCTCTGCCCCTCGCGGGGGACCGCGGGGACGGGGGAGGCTTCAAAGGAGTCCCGCGAGGTCCAGGGCGACGAATGA